The following are encoded in a window of Fischerella sp. PCC 9605 genomic DNA:
- a CDS encoding rod shape-determining protein produces MGIDLGTANTLVYVSGKGIVLQEPSVVAIDQNEKVALAVGEDAKKMLGRTPGNVIALRPLRDGVIADFDTAELMLKSFIQRVNEGKSLVLPRIVIGIPSGVTGVERRAVMDAATQAGAREVYLIDEPVAAAIGAGLPVAEPTGNMIIDIGGGTTEVAVLSLQGTVLSESVRIAGDELTESIMQYMKKVHNLVIGERTAEDIKIRIGSAYPTHDDDDAMMEVRGLHLLSGLPRTVTIKGPEIRESMSEPLSVIIEAVKRTLERTPPELAADIIDRGIMLAGGGALLKGLDTLISHETGIVTHVAADPLSCVVLGTGRVLENFKQLERVFSGRSRNM; encoded by the coding sequence ATGGGTATCGATCTCGGTACCGCAAATACCCTCGTGTATGTATCAGGTAAAGGTATAGTTCTCCAAGAACCGTCAGTAGTTGCCATTGACCAAAATGAAAAGGTAGCACTGGCAGTGGGAGAAGATGCTAAAAAAATGCTCGGTCGAACACCTGGAAACGTGATTGCCCTCCGTCCCTTGCGCGATGGTGTAATCGCCGATTTCGACACAGCCGAGCTGATGCTCAAAAGCTTTATTCAGCGGGTAAATGAGGGCAAGTCACTAGTGTTACCCCGGATAGTCATTGGTATTCCCAGTGGTGTAACAGGGGTAGAAAGACGAGCTGTGATGGATGCTGCCACGCAGGCAGGTGCTAGAGAAGTCTACTTAATTGATGAGCCTGTGGCCGCTGCCATCGGGGCAGGATTACCTGTAGCCGAACCAACTGGCAATATGATCATCGATATTGGCGGCGGCACAACAGAAGTAGCAGTACTGAGTCTTCAAGGTACAGTACTAAGCGAATCAGTACGCATTGCTGGGGATGAACTCACGGAATCAATAATGCAGTACATGAAGAAAGTTCATAACCTGGTAATCGGGGAACGTACTGCTGAGGATATCAAGATTCGCATTGGTTCTGCCTATCCGACTCACGATGATGATGATGCCATGATGGAAGTCCGGGGTTTACACCTACTCTCCGGTTTACCGCGAACTGTAACCATCAAAGGGCCAGAAATTCGTGAAAGTATGTCGGAACCGCTATCAGTAATCATCGAAGCTGTAAAGCGGACTCTGGAGCGCACACCTCCAGAACTAGCGGCAGATATTATTGATCGGGGCATTATGCTAGCCGGTGGTGGTGCTTTGCTGAAAGGACTCGATACGTTAATTAGTCATGAAACGGGGATTGTGACGCATGTTGCTGCTGACCCTCTCAGTTGCGTGGTTTTGGGTACAGGTCGTGTGTTAGAAAATTTCAAGCAGCTAGAACGAGTGTTCAGCGGGCGTTCTCGAAATATGTAG
- the mreC gene encoding rod shape-determining protein MreC: MFTLRRWWEHKGLQIGLLSLLVVSAWVVRQTQGTLLLELYQGITSQFQIVQPGPTSEERLRDARVLELETQIVELENQNKKLKQLLSYVEKEPLSSRPIPARVVGRSADNWWQQVILNRGSQAGIQEGFVVKAEGGLVGLVENVTPNTSRVLLISNLKSKVGVNISRTGAKGVLRGDASAEGVLEFYEKVPNVKPGDVVVTSTYSQKFPSGLAVGRIKSLDLKKLPASVAKVELFPPIRSLDWVTVYPKPENQPMENPLSASQQSQK; encoded by the coding sequence ATGTTTACATTACGTCGCTGGTGGGAGCATAAAGGGTTACAAATTGGGCTGCTTTCTCTATTAGTTGTTAGCGCTTGGGTAGTTAGACAAACTCAAGGAACACTGTTACTAGAGCTTTATCAGGGAATTACCAGCCAATTTCAGATTGTGCAGCCAGGCCCTACGTCAGAGGAACGCTTGCGGGATGCTCGGGTATTAGAATTAGAGACCCAGATAGTAGAATTAGAAAACCAAAATAAAAAGCTAAAACAGTTACTGAGTTACGTTGAAAAAGAGCCTTTGTCTTCTCGTCCAATACCAGCACGGGTAGTGGGGCGTAGTGCCGATAACTGGTGGCAACAAGTGATCCTCAATCGCGGTAGTCAGGCGGGGATTCAGGAAGGCTTTGTAGTCAAGGCTGAAGGTGGATTGGTAGGTCTGGTAGAAAATGTAACTCCTAACACTAGCCGTGTATTGTTAATCAGCAACCTAAAAAGCAAAGTCGGTGTAAATATCAGCCGTACGGGAGCTAAAGGGGTTCTACGGGGCGATGCTTCGGCAGAAGGGGTGCTAGAGTTTTATGAAAAAGTCCCCAATGTTAAACCTGGAGATGTAGTTGTTACATCTACCTACAGTCAAAAGTTTCCGTCTGGGTTAGCAGTGGGACGAATTAAATCTTTAGATTTAAAGAAACTTCCAGCTTCTGTGGCGAAAGTCGAACTGTTTCCGCCAATTCGCTCTTTGGATTGGGTAACTGTGTATCCCAAGCCAGAAAACCAGCCGATGGAAAATCCCCTATCGGCAAGTCAACAGTCGCAGAAATAA
- the mreD gene encoding rod shape-determining protein MreD, which translates to MKIPAFRGGRQNKPKSRSRKSIFHINPISRWHPHLRLIINWIVIFGSAILCLLMLPTRLPGMELLGIGPNWLLIWVVAWSVKRTPLQGALAGMVLGLLQDAIALPDPTHALSLGAVGFLTALLQKQRFIQEDFISIALIVFGMAVLAETIFASQLTLMGDRNITDIWAYYQKVALASAIVSSLWAPVVYFPLNRWWQRLKLAEQQS; encoded by the coding sequence ATGAAAATTCCTGCGTTTCGGGGTGGCAGGCAAAATAAGCCAAAATCGCGATCGCGAAAATCCATATTTCACATCAACCCCATTTCGCGTTGGCATCCCCACCTCCGACTCATAATCAATTGGATTGTGATTTTTGGGTCTGCAATCCTATGCTTGCTGATGCTGCCTACCCGCCTTCCTGGTATGGAATTATTGGGAATTGGCCCTAACTGGTTGTTAATTTGGGTGGTAGCTTGGAGTGTGAAGCGTACACCTTTACAAGGTGCATTGGCTGGTATGGTTTTGGGGTTACTTCAAGATGCGATCGCATTACCCGATCCTACTCATGCCTTAAGTTTGGGAGCAGTAGGGTTTCTCACAGCTTTACTTCAGAAACAGCGTTTTATCCAAGAAGATTTTATCTCGATCGCTCTGATTGTCTTTGGAATGGCGGTTCTGGCAGAAACTATTTTTGCCTCACAATTGACATTGATGGGCGATCGCAATATAACAGACATCTGGGCTTATTACCAGAAGGTCGCTCTTGCTTCTGCGATCGTTAGTAGCCTCTGGGCACCAGTGGTTTATTTTCCTTTAAATCGTTGGTGGCAGCGACTAAAATTAGCAGAGCAGCAATCTTAA
- the ribD gene encoding bifunctional diaminohydroxyphosphoribosylaminopyrimidine deaminase/5-amino-6-(5-phosphoribosylamino)uracil reductase RibD gives MDNSPVVAQTNASPPNNNRENALIVSSVIKSDSYTHEQVGTDFDRVMMQRCLELARRALGRTSPNPLVGAVVVKDGEIIGEGFHPRAGEPHAEVFALKAAGENARGATIYVSLEPCNHHGRTPPCSEALIAAGVKKVVVGMVDPNPLVAGGGIARLRTAGIEVVVGVEEEACRKLNEGFIHRILYKRPLGILKYAMTLDGKIATTTGHSTWITNQEARSIVHQMRAACDAIIVGGNTVRFDNPRLTSRQQGAHNPLRVVMSRSLNLPEQANLWQTKEAPTLVLTEVGANPAFKELLLQGGVEVIELSPLTPERVMAYLYERGFCSVLWECGGTLAASAIAQGAVQKVLAFIAPKIIGGSHAPTPVGDLGFTTMTEALSLERVEVRVVGADCLIEGYLPQKSH, from the coding sequence ATGGATAATTCTCCAGTGGTTGCCCAAACAAATGCATCCCCGCCAAATAACAATAGGGAAAATGCACTTATAGTAAGTTCGGTGATTAAATCGGATTCATACACCCACGAACAGGTAGGAACTGACTTTGATCGGGTAATGATGCAGCGATGTTTGGAACTTGCCCGTCGCGCTTTGGGACGCACTTCTCCTAATCCGTTGGTTGGGGCGGTGGTTGTCAAAGATGGAGAAATTATCGGGGAAGGCTTTCATCCTCGTGCAGGTGAGCCGCACGCAGAAGTTTTTGCCCTCAAAGCAGCAGGTGAGAACGCTCGTGGGGCAACTATTTATGTCAGTCTAGAACCTTGCAATCACCACGGACGCACTCCTCCTTGTTCGGAAGCATTGATTGCTGCTGGGGTGAAAAAGGTAGTGGTGGGTATGGTTGACCCTAATCCACTAGTAGCAGGTGGTGGTATTGCTCGGTTACGCACAGCTGGGATAGAAGTAGTGGTGGGAGTGGAGGAAGAAGCCTGTCGGAAATTGAATGAAGGCTTTATCCATCGCATCCTCTACAAACGACCCTTGGGAATTTTGAAATACGCCATGACTTTAGATGGCAAAATTGCTACCACTACTGGTCACAGTACTTGGATAACCAATCAAGAAGCCCGCAGCATAGTCCATCAAATGCGGGCTGCTTGCGATGCTATCATTGTCGGTGGAAATACGGTGAGATTTGATAATCCACGTTTAACCAGCCGTCAGCAGGGAGCGCATAATCCCCTGCGGGTGGTGATGAGTCGCAGTCTTAACTTGCCGGAACAAGCTAACTTGTGGCAAACAAAAGAAGCTCCTACTCTAGTGTTGACAGAAGTAGGAGCTAACCCTGCTTTTAAGGAACTGTTGCTTCAAGGGGGGGTAGAAGTAATAGAATTGTCACCACTGACGCCAGAACGAGTGATGGCTTATTTATACGAGCGAGGTTTTTGTAGCGTGCTGTGGGAGTGTGGTGGGACTTTGGCAGCTAGTGCGATCGCTCAAGGAGCAGTGCAAAAAGTCCTGGCGTTTATTGCTCCAAAAATCATTGGTGGTAGTCATGCTCCAACACCTGTCGGTGACTTAGGTTTTACCACCATGACCGAAGCATTATCCTTAGAACGTGTAGAGGTGCGTGTGGTAGGAGCAGATTGTTTAATAGAAGGCTATTTGCCACAGAAGAGTCATTAG
- a CDS encoding nucleotidyltransferase domain-containing protein, with the protein MKRIEVEARTILIGLAGSHGYGLNRPDSDYDYRGVFIAPKRYYLGFDRIEQKDTGWDEPGIFSFIDGNKDTVIYELRKIIQLLAGANPNVLELLWLNEYPVLTSVGQHLINHRKLFLSKKVKHTYSGYAFAQIKKMETHRKWLLNPPTKKPAPSDFGVEDEPPLTKEELNAFLEYLYNLIKGKIEFLEEAEQLYQLLTADIDFKAVLKQYTLPDKTLEYTQNLTNSRKDFIRLLQKSQSYQNALREWKAYLSWQENRNPARAEMERKSGFDLKHGMHCIRLLRSGLEILQLGELIVNRNIAGDADDLKAILRGDYSYEQVMKMAEDLMVEMEKFYEESILPDKPDLEQINELCIELVEMQGWS; encoded by the coding sequence ATGAAAAGAATAGAAGTTGAGGCAAGAACTATTTTGATTGGTTTAGCAGGTAGTCACGGCTATGGTTTAAACCGCCCAGATTCTGACTATGACTATCGGGGAGTGTTTATCGCTCCTAAAAGATATTACTTGGGTTTTGATCGGATTGAACAAAAAGATACTGGTTGGGATGAGCCAGGAATATTTTCATTTATAGATGGAAATAAAGATACAGTAATATACGAATTAAGAAAAATTATCCAGTTGTTAGCTGGAGCAAATCCCAATGTTTTAGAATTGCTGTGGTTAAATGAATATCCGGTATTAACGTCAGTAGGACAGCACTTAATTAACCATAGAAAGCTCTTTTTATCTAAGAAAGTCAAGCATACTTACTCTGGTTATGCTTTTGCACAAATCAAAAAGATGGAAACTCATCGTAAGTGGTTATTAAATCCACCGACAAAAAAACCAGCACCATCTGATTTTGGTGTAGAAGATGAACCACCGCTTACTAAAGAAGAATTGAACGCTTTTTTGGAGTATCTTTATAACTTAATTAAAGGCAAAATTGAATTTTTAGAAGAAGCAGAGCAACTATATCAGTTGCTAACAGCAGATATTGATTTTAAAGCTGTGCTGAAACAATATACATTGCCCGATAAAACTCTAGAATATACTCAAAACTTAACCAATAGCCGTAAGGATTTTATTCGCCTATTGCAGAAAAGTCAAAGCTATCAAAATGCTTTAAGAGAATGGAAAGCTTATTTATCATGGCAAGAGAATAGAAATCCTGCTCGGGCAGAAATGGAACGAAAATCAGGTTTTGACCTCAAGCATGGGATGCATTGTATTAGGTTACTACGTAGTGGCTTAGAAATATTACAGTTAGGAGAATTGATTGTAAACAGAAATATCGCTGGAGATGCTGATGATTTAAAAGCGATACTCAGAGGTGATTATTCTTATGAGCAGGTGATGAAAATGGCAGAGGATTTGATGGTTGAAATGGAAAAATTTTATGAAGAATCAATTCTGCCTGACAAACCTGACTTAGAGCAAATCAATGAATTGTGTATAGAATTAGTGGAAATGCAAGGGTGGAGTTAA
- the rplU gene encoding 50S ribosomal protein L21, producing the protein MTYAIIETGGKQLRVEPGRFYDIELLSAQPDEKVTIESVLLVQHNGEVTIGQPLVSGAKVEGTVMRHFRGRKVIVYKMKPKKKTRKKRGHRQEITRLMIDSISLNGSVLASEAETAPTADETAEAPAQTAAE; encoded by the coding sequence ATGACTTACGCAATCATTGAAACTGGCGGCAAGCAATTACGAGTTGAACCAGGCCGCTTTTATGATATCGAACTGCTTTCTGCCCAACCGGATGAAAAAGTTACTATAGAATCAGTGCTATTAGTACAACACAACGGTGAAGTTACAATTGGACAGCCGTTAGTGTCAGGCGCAAAAGTAGAAGGAACGGTGATGCGGCATTTCCGGGGTCGCAAAGTCATCGTGTACAAAATGAAACCGAAAAAGAAAACCCGGAAAAAGCGGGGACATCGCCAGGAAATCACCAGGCTAATGATTGACTCCATTAGCCTGAATGGTTCTGTGCTGGCTTCAGAAGCTGAAACCGCCCCGACAGCTGATGAAACCGCTGAAGCACCAGCACAAACAGCTGCTGAATAA
- the rpmA gene encoding 50S ribosomal protein L27, translating to MAHKKGTGSTRNGRDSNAQRLGVKRYGGQVVRAGNILVRQRGTKFHPGNNVGIGSDDTLFALVDGVVTFERKGKTRKKVSVYPAVTESAVAS from the coding sequence ATGGCTCATAAGAAAGGAACAGGTAGTACACGCAACGGTCGTGATTCTAACGCTCAGCGTCTGGGTGTCAAGCGCTACGGTGGTCAAGTTGTCCGTGCAGGCAATATTCTTGTGCGTCAGCGCGGTACTAAATTTCACCCCGGTAATAACGTCGGTATTGGTAGCGATGACACTTTGTTCGCCTTAGTTGACGGCGTAGTAACTTTTGAACGCAAGGGCAAAACCCGCAAAAAAGTCAGCGTTTATCCAGCTGTTACTGAATCTGCTGTTGCGTCTTAA
- the cruF gene encoding gamma-carotene 1'-hydroxylase CruF has translation MKQLVIAERVCLTGHIISMVFGLVGILLVVPHPEIILNLADIGQTAMQWSMAGGGVVYMILGAAAVSLYAYRILGLRLWLSFMLPSVFISLSSELLGTSTGFPFGHYSYLSGLGYKIAGLVPFTIPLSWFYVGCVSYLLARAGLEVDKKPSLLRHVGAIGLGALLLTSWDFVLDPAMSQTSLPFWYWQQPGAFFGMPYQNFAGWIGTGSVFMTVAALLWRSTPIKLERSQLNLPLIVYLSNFAFATVMSLAAGFPIPVLLGMFLGVTPAVVLWWKAQTTSTSAVEAATKEVQVAPVKVALK, from the coding sequence ATGAAACAACTTGTTATCGCTGAGCGCGTGTGCCTCACTGGTCATATTATATCGATGGTGTTTGGACTGGTAGGAATATTACTGGTAGTTCCCCACCCCGAAATAATTTTGAACTTAGCCGATATAGGACAAACAGCCATGCAATGGAGTATGGCTGGAGGTGGCGTGGTTTATATGATTTTGGGTGCGGCAGCTGTTTCTTTGTATGCTTATCGAATCTTAGGGTTACGTTTGTGGCTGTCATTTATGCTGCCCTCGGTGTTTATTTCTTTAAGCAGTGAATTATTGGGAACCAGCACTGGCTTTCCTTTTGGTCACTACAGCTACTTAAGTGGTTTGGGTTATAAAATTGCGGGTTTAGTACCGTTTACCATTCCCTTGTCGTGGTTTTATGTAGGATGCGTGTCTTACTTGCTGGCGCGTGCTGGTTTGGAAGTAGATAAAAAACCCAGCCTGCTGCGTCATGTCGGTGCGATAGGTTTGGGTGCTTTGTTGCTTACTTCTTGGGATTTTGTACTTGATCCAGCGATGAGCCAAACTTCTCTACCCTTCTGGTATTGGCAACAACCGGGAGCTTTTTTTGGGATGCCTTATCAAAACTTTGCTGGGTGGATTGGTACTGGTTCGGTGTTTATGACGGTGGCTGCACTGTTGTGGCGGAGTACACCAATTAAATTAGAGCGATCGCAACTTAATCTACCCTTAATTGTTTACTTAAGCAACTTTGCCTTTGCCACAGTCATGAGCTTGGCGGCTGGATTCCCCATTCCTGTATTATTAGGGATGTTCTTAGGCGTGACTCCGGCCGTGGTACTGTGGTGGAAAGCTCAAACTACATCTACATCAGCTGTAGAAGCTGCAACCAAGGAAGTGCAAGTAGCTCCGGTAAAAGTTGCTCTCAAGTAA
- the cruG gene encoding 2'-O-glycosyltransferase CruG translates to MTSWLIIASAFSLFLLLIQVPATAILLSRLLKGPLRHPPVTPENPTPELLGNVSIVVPTLNEALRISSLLAGLSRQSYEVREIIVVDSNSQDGTRDLVKAAQKQDPRFRLVTDDPLPSTWVGRPWALHNGFLHSSEASEWFLGMDADTQPSPGLVAGLIKTATAEGYDLVSLSPQFILKYPGECWLQPALLMTLLYRFDPAGINTDRSERVMANGQCFLCRRSVLAAVSGYTSAKSSFCDDVTLARHIAASGFRVGFLDGAKVLKVRMYEGAIETWKEWGRSLDLKDASSRAQLWGDLWLLTSVQGLPLPIVLIFLLLSPPLPLSPSPPLFLLGLNTFLLIVRFAMLLAIAPCYDRTQTRGGWLFWLSPLADPLAVMRIFLSAFRTPRQWRGRNYEL, encoded by the coding sequence GTGACAAGCTGGTTGATAATAGCAAGCGCCTTTTCGCTTTTTTTACTACTTATACAAGTGCCCGCAACAGCAATTTTGCTGTCGCGCCTCCTCAAAGGCCCCCTACGCCATCCTCCCGTTACACCCGAAAACCCGACACCAGAACTACTCGGTAATGTCAGTATAGTTGTTCCTACCCTTAATGAGGCTCTACGCATTAGTTCCCTGTTGGCTGGCTTAAGTCGCCAAAGCTACGAAGTCCGAGAAATTATCGTTGTAGATAGCAATTCCCAAGATGGCACTCGCGATTTGGTCAAAGCAGCGCAAAAACAAGACCCCCGCTTTCGTCTAGTTACCGATGATCCTTTACCCTCTACTTGGGTAGGGCGTCCTTGGGCATTGCATAACGGCTTTTTGCATTCCTCAGAAGCAAGTGAGTGGTTTTTGGGTATGGATGCTGATACCCAACCATCACCCGGTTTAGTTGCGGGTTTGATAAAGACAGCCACAGCTGAGGGATATGATTTAGTTTCCCTTTCGCCTCAGTTCATCCTCAAATATCCAGGAGAGTGCTGGTTGCAACCAGCGCTGTTAATGACGCTGCTTTACCGTTTTGACCCTGCTGGTATAAATACAGATCGGTCAGAAAGGGTAATGGCGAATGGACAATGCTTTTTATGCCGCCGTTCCGTTCTCGCTGCTGTAAGTGGTTATACTAGTGCTAAAAGTTCTTTTTGCGACGACGTTACCTTGGCTCGGCATATAGCCGCTTCTGGGTTTAGGGTAGGCTTTTTAGATGGGGCGAAAGTGCTAAAGGTGCGGATGTATGAAGGGGCGATAGAGACGTGGAAAGAATGGGGACGAAGTCTCGACTTGAAAGATGCTTCTTCCCGCGCCCAATTATGGGGTGATTTGTGGCTACTCACTTCAGTTCAGGGTCTACCCCTCCCCATCGTACTCATTTTTTTGTTACTCTCCCCCCCTCTCCCCCTCTCCCCCTCTCCCCCTCTCTTCCTATTGGGGCTAAATACATTTCTGCTGATAGTTCGCTTTGCTATGCTTTTGGCGATCGCACCCTGTTACGATCGCACCCAGACTAGAGGCGGTTGGTTGTTTTGGCTTTCCCCGTTGGCTGATCCTTTGGCGGTAATGCGAATCTTCTTATCTGCATTCCGCACTCCACGACAGTGGCGGGGAAGAAATTATGAATTATGA
- the rnhA gene encoding ribonuclease HI: protein MSYQRTIQSIYTDGACTGNPGPGGWGVVVYFSDGSIHEIGDASPKTTNNKMEMQAAIAALQFLKASGQTEPITLYTDSEYLINCVTKWVKTWKRKGWKKADGNPVLNQDLLEELDQLNSSQIKWQHVRGHAGNEGNERCDAIARAFADGKTPSLRQVSGINPFDAFLRTSTEAVVASVSDCNHESTIINKNTQDISALASEITMMDTSNHSTTLSHEELPREMRVVQLHNLVETLRIADEIAEKGYLITSSELADLMDVHASAVTSRGDQWRWRNWIVSRVRREGNQILWELERGDRIKDENDE, encoded by the coding sequence ATGTCATATCAACGCACAATTCAAAGTATATACACTGATGGTGCTTGCACCGGCAACCCAGGCCCTGGGGGTTGGGGTGTTGTCGTCTACTTCAGCGATGGTTCCATTCATGAAATAGGCGATGCTTCCCCCAAAACTACCAATAACAAAATGGAGATGCAAGCCGCGATCGCTGCTTTACAATTTCTCAAAGCATCCGGACAAACCGAACCTATCACTCTCTACACTGATAGCGAGTATCTGATCAACTGCGTTACCAAATGGGTAAAAACCTGGAAACGAAAAGGCTGGAAAAAAGCAGATGGTAATCCCGTCCTCAATCAAGACTTATTAGAGGAACTCGATCAACTCAATAGCAGTCAGATAAAATGGCAACACGTCCGGGGTCATGCAGGTAATGAAGGAAACGAACGCTGTGATGCGATCGCTCGTGCCTTTGCCGATGGTAAAACCCCATCACTGAGACAAGTTTCCGGCATTAATCCATTTGATGCATTTTTACGAACATCAACTGAAGCTGTGGTAGCAAGCGTATCTGATTGTAACCACGAATCGACGATAATTAACAAAAATACACAAGATATCAGTGCTCTTGCATCAGAGATAACTATGATGGATACATCGAATCACTCAACTACCCTCTCCCATGAGGAATTACCACGCGAAATGAGGGTGGTACAACTCCACAACTTAGTGGAAACCCTACGGATCGCTGACGAAATAGCCGAAAAAGGCTACTTAATCACCAGTTCAGAATTGGCAGACTTGATGGATGTCCACGCCAGCGCCGTTACTAGTCGCGGAGATCAATGGCGCTGGCGTAACTGGATCGTTTCGCGAGTCAGACGAGAAGGTAATCAAATTCTTTGGGAACTGGAACGCGGCGATCGCATTAAAGATGAAAATGACGAATAA
- a CDS encoding protein tyrosine phosphatase family protein, with protein sequence MENIYNFLQISNSIATSGQPTKEEFALIKEAGYQVIVNLALPESPNALPNEKQIVESQGMEYVNIPVVWEKPTLENLKDFFQVMETNTNKRVFVHCVANKRVSAFMYLYRRLCEGISDIEAKKDLYEIWTPDANWQKFIEQTIDYYS encoded by the coding sequence ATGGAAAATATCTACAACTTCCTGCAAATCTCAAATTCAATCGCCACATCAGGACAACCAACTAAAGAAGAATTTGCACTTATCAAAGAAGCTGGATATCAAGTAATTGTGAATTTGGCATTACCAGAATCTCCCAACGCCTTACCTAATGAAAAACAAATTGTCGAATCTCAAGGTATGGAATATGTCAACATTCCTGTAGTTTGGGAAAAACCCACATTGGAGAATCTCAAAGACTTTTTTCAAGTTATGGAGACAAACACCAATAAAAGAGTATTTGTACATTGTGTGGCAAATAAGAGAGTTTCTGCTTTCATGTATCTTTATCGCCGTTTGTGTGAAGGTATCAGTGATATAGAAGCTAAGAAAGATTTATATGAAATCTGGACTCCCGATGCAAATTGGCAAAAATTTATTGAACAGACAATTGATTATTACAGCTGA
- a CDS encoding LysR family transcriptional regulator: MKLSQIRALVAVAEYGNFSEAASELQLSQPAISHAIATLEEELGVSLFARGRYGAVLTPAGERILDHARQALQHLEMLQAEANLHKGLHGGHVRIASFRSVATHLLPQAIAKFHHQFPEIAVTLIERVDYLDIENCLREGRADIGVTYLPTSDEFETWEILRDEYVALLPPYAQVNSPQIVWKDLAAYAPVSLMCLPCGRILHNHIKNTAPFLNTASDIQEDSTIVSMVNQGLRAAILPRLAAIPIPPKVQVYSLPEPLERVIAVAILSNALHTPAVFRFLEMLKKFDFQTLAQSP; the protein is encoded by the coding sequence ATGAAACTCTCCCAGATTCGAGCCTTAGTTGCTGTGGCGGAGTATGGTAACTTTAGTGAGGCGGCTAGTGAATTGCAGCTTTCTCAACCAGCAATTAGTCATGCTATTGCTACCTTAGAAGAAGAACTCGGCGTGTCTTTATTTGCCAGAGGTCGTTATGGTGCAGTGTTGACACCAGCAGGGGAGCGAATTTTGGATCACGCCCGTCAAGCCCTGCAACATCTGGAGATGTTACAAGCAGAAGCAAATCTGCATAAAGGTTTACATGGTGGTCATGTGCGGATCGCTTCTTTTCGCAGCGTCGCCACTCATTTATTACCACAAGCGATCGCCAAATTTCACCATCAATTCCCAGAAATTGCCGTCACACTCATTGAACGCGTTGACTACTTGGATATCGAAAATTGTTTGCGGGAGGGACGTGCTGATATTGGTGTTACCTATCTACCTACAAGTGATGAATTTGAAACCTGGGAAATTCTCCGGGATGAGTATGTAGCTTTACTACCACCATATGCTCAAGTTAACAGTCCCCAGATCGTATGGAAAGATTTAGCTGCTTATGCACCAGTCTCGCTGATGTGCTTACCCTGCGGACGCATTCTGCACAACCACATCAAGAATACAGCGCCCTTCCTGAATACCGCTAGCGACATCCAGGAAGACTCTACCATTGTCAGCATGGTAAATCAAGGACTCAGAGCTGCGATTCTCCCTCGCCTAGCAGCAATACCAATTCCCCCAAAGGTGCAGGTATACAGCTTGCCAGAACCGCTAGAACGAGTGATTGCCGTTGCAATATTATCTAATGCTCTGCATACTCCTGCGGTTTTCAGATTTTTAGAAATGTTAAAAAAATTTGATTTTCAAACTTTAGCTCAATCCCCATGA
- a CDS encoding glutathione S-transferase family protein: MADLTLVIGNKNYSSWSLRPWLAMKQFGLNLEEIRIPLYTPESASKIRQYSPSGKVPVLLHGTQTVWDSLAICEYLAEEFPNLNWWPEDKAARAIAHSISAEMHSGFQNLRNNMPMNCRAKLPGKGMAIGVQKDIDRITTIWRECRQKFGSGGNMLFGKFTIADAMFAPVVLRFTIYNVQLDAVAKDYVEAILALPALQEWIKAGEAEQEIISAFEF, from the coding sequence ATGGCTGACTTAACTCTTGTAATTGGCAATAAAAATTATTCATCCTGGTCGCTGCGTCCCTGGTTGGCGATGAAGCAATTTGGTTTGAACTTAGAGGAAATTCGTATTCCTCTCTACACCCCGGAATCTGCATCGAAAATTCGCCAATATTCTCCTTCAGGAAAAGTGCCAGTCTTGTTACATGGCACTCAAACTGTTTGGGATTCTCTGGCTATTTGCGAATACTTAGCTGAAGAATTCCCAAATCTGAATTGGTGGCCAGAGGATAAAGCAGCAAGGGCAATTGCTCATTCTATCAGCGCAGAAATGCATTCGGGTTTTCAAAATTTGCGTAACAATATGCCGATGAATTGCCGTGCTAAACTTCCTGGTAAAGGTATGGCAATCGGGGTACAAAAAGACATCGATCGCATTACCACCATCTGGCGAGAATGTCGACAAAAGTTTGGCAGTGGTGGCAATATGTTGTTTGGTAAATTTACAATTGCTGATGCGATGTTTGCCCCAGTTGTGTTGCGGTTTACTATCTATAACGTGCAGTTAGATGCTGTTGCTAAAGATTACGTTGAAGCTATTTTGGCACTACCAGCGTTGCAGGAGTGGATAAAAGCAGGAGAGGCTGAGCAAGAAATTATTTCGGCTTTTGAGTTTTAG